A window of Sphingobacterium kitahiroshimense genomic DNA:
ATAGATTTCTTTCATGCAGTCAGAGAGATTAGTCTTATTTACTAATAAACCTTCTACTATTTTTGGAATGGAAGGGATACCACTGGTTGTTTCTTTAATGGCATTGTAGCTATTTTTCAGTGTTTTACAATCATTGTTTTTTGCAGCTTCAATTGCTAAAAGACGATCCAAATAAGTAAAATCATTGCCTTGGAAATGTTTTTTTATTTCCTCGGCCATGACTACTTTTTCACTGTAATTGGGTTTTTTCGAAAATACACCAATGGCATTATTATAGGCAATCGAACCTGTTGGGAATTTTTGACCGGCTAATTTTTGCAAAGAATCTACTTTAGCGGGTGCATTTTTCATACGATAAAAGCTGATGGCCAAAGATAACTGATCTTCTTGATCACTATTGACTAGACGTTGCAATTCGCGGTCCGAAGCAATACTATCTTTGCTATCCATTAATCTTTTTAAAATTTCTTGCCTGCTTTCTTGTGCTACAACACAAATAGACATAAATAGGAGGAGGATACTAAATAAAGTTTTTTTCATGATATACTATTGTTTTTTAATTATTTAAAGATTGTTTTGATAATGTGAATTTTTTAAAGGTTATCCTGCATACCAGGATTTGCTTCCAGCACACCTCTTGGAAGACGTAAGGTTAGGCGGAGTGGATCTAGCGTGAATGTTTCTTTTTCGGTACCTGTTTGACCGTCATATATGACATGCTTATATGTTTTATCGGTAAACAATGGATCTGATGAAAGTCTTCTCATATCAAACCATCGATGACCAAAAAGGGCAAATTCACGTGTGCGCTCATCAATGATAAATTTGATCAAGTCATCTTTTGCAAGTGGTGGTACTACAGCTTCAGATTGTGGCATTCGCATCTTTCTGAAATTGGTTACTGTTAGATTTGCTTGCTCTAAAAGTCCCGAGCGTGCTTCACATTCCGCTTTCATGAGCTCCATATCGGGCATTGTAATACCTTGTCCTACTTGTGACCCGAATGGACCAGTTCTGCGTTTTATACCCGCAACTGGAAATACGCCTGTACCTTGGAAAGGAGTATTACTGAAAGCCTTGAGCCTTTGATCATTCGTCGAGTAGAGTTTATATACCCAAGGAGCTAACAATACATTGTTTGAAGATGATACCCATTGTGATATGCTGACTCTGACGTGGAGATCCTGTTTATTGTTAAAGCCTGTTGATACGGACCATGATGGATTGAGGAAGGTCTCGTTATAATCATAAAGACCGTGCTCAAAACTTGTCGGCAGATGGCTCTTCGCTATATTGATCCACTCTAAAGCTGCTTTATAATCTGCCATAAACCAATATATTTTTGCCAAGGTCATCTCAGCAGCTGCACGACACATCCGAAGGCGGTGAGGTACATTGATCGGTACTTCTGGAATTGCTTCTTTTAGATCTCCAATCATACTGTCATAAACCTCTTGGACAGTAGCCCTTGTGAAAGAAGTCTGCGCTACATCTGCAAGTTTTATTAGAGGTATACCCAAGTC
This region includes:
- a CDS encoding TlpA family protein disulfide reductase, with the protein product MKKTLFSILLLFMSICVVAQESRQEILKRLMDSKDSIASDRELQRLVNSDQEDQLSLAISFYRMKNAPAKVDSLQKLAGQKFPTGSIAYNNAIGVFSKKPNYSEKVVMAEEIKKHFQGNDFTYLDRLLAIEAAKNNDCKTLKNSYNAIKETTSGIPSIPKIVEGLLVNKTNLSDCMKEIYSELTIDYRNHLKSKLVNEEAPNFSLKDLSGKEVSLASLKGKTIILDFWATWCGPCVNSFPGMQKAVDKYKNDSSVAFLFINTSERGTEDPTEKLRKFIDDRNFTFDVLVDQKDKNTKKYAVSDAFQITGLPTKIIIDKNGQIRFKIIGSNDANDFIPIEITMMVDMIK
- a CDS encoding RagB/SusD family nutrient uptake outer membrane protein, which produces MRKINKYNLLCVIAILVSSCKKDFLEVAPKGSLIASKTFEYENMLYGSQSIGFDVPSIILADDAATISTYFNASNLRFQRLFRWESDIYEQEQSASELQDPIKNIYIYNKVINEVMDSQEGSTEYKRSLVAETKASRAYFNMMLVNYYGKPYNSKTATSDLGIPLIKLADVAQTSFTRATVQEVYDSMIGDLKEAIPEVPINVPHRLRMCRAAAEMTLAKIYWFMADYKAALEWINIAKSHLPTSFEHGLYDYNETFLNPSWSVSTGFNNKQDLHVRVSISQWVSSSNNVLLAPWVYKLYSTNDQRLKAFSNTPFQGTGVFPVAGIKRRTGPFGSQVGQGITMPDMELMKAECEARSGLLEQANLTVTNFRKMRMPQSEAVVPPLAKDDLIKFIIDERTREFALFGHRWFDMRRLSSDPLFTDKTYKHVIYDGQTGTEKETFTLDPLRLTLRLPRGVLEANPGMQDNL